Proteins from a genomic interval of Colletotrichum higginsianum IMI 349063 chromosome 6, whole genome shotgun sequence:
- a CDS encoding Cellulose-binding protein: protein MPWSSPLRLALAAFFTSISLQSQCPSSQPSARPRVFLLSDIANEPDDAQSLVRLLTYANELRIEGLVATTSVWLNDTTRPDQMHAIVDAYGQARPNLRTHADGWPETSHLHGLIVSGLPVYGMDGVGEGRDSEGSRRLVAAVDASDEPLYIPVYGGASVLAQALWHVNATRGPAETDIFASRIRAYAISDQDNTGAWIRRHWPRLFYIASVHHFNRYALAAWSGISGEQYYNFPCLADGHVVSPSWIAANIQSAGALGAAYPDADFIVEGDTPSLLHLIPNGLSDPEYPEWGSWGGRYGPVNYGEGHYADTVDAVRSDDGTVVMGSHLTIWRWRDAFQNDFAARMNWGVADSFARGRHPPVAVVNGDRSRDVLKMAVVAGQKNVLDASGSCDPDGERLKCKWWQYLDPTSTQNTPFKTVPRLGLSGIDVAKITVTIPEEKDLRKKGRNQHPEEDKHLHLILEVSDGDLVAYRRVVFTNVASANIETTRHDEL from the coding sequence ATGCCATGGTCGTCGCCCCTTCGTCTAGCCCTTGCGGCTTTCTTCACCAGCATATCTCTTCAGTCACAAtgccccagcagccagccatCCGCAAGACCccgcgtcttcctcctcagcGACATTGCGAACGAGCCGGACGATGCCCAGTCCCTTGTTCGCCTGCTGACCTACGCCAATGAGCTGCGCATCGAGGGGCTCGTCGCCACTACGAGCGTCTGGCTCAACGATACCACACGGCCCGACCAGATGCACGCGATCGTCGATGCCTACGGCCAGGCCCGGCCCAACCTGCGCACCCATGCCGACGGATGGCCCGAGACGTCCCACCTGCACGGCCTCATCGTATCGGGCCTGCCCGTCTACGGCatggacggcgtcggcgagggccgtGACAGCGAGGGATCCCGGCGCCTCGTCGCTGCTGTCGACGCTTCCGACGAACCCCTCTATATCCCCGTTTATGGCGGCGCCTCGGTTCTCGCCCAGGCGCTCTGGCACGTCAACGCGACTCGTGGACCGGCAGAGACGGACATCTTCGCCTCCAGAATCCGCGCCTACGCCATCTCCGACCAGGACAACACCGGGGCCTGGATCCGCCGGCACTGGCCGCGCCTCTTCTACATCGCCTCGGTGCATCACTTCAACCGATACGCCCTCGCCGCTTGGAGCGGCATCTCGGGGGAGCAGTACTACAATTTCCCCTgtctcgccgacggccacgTCGTGTCCCCGTCCTGGatcgccgccaacatccagtccgccggcgccctcggggCCGCGTATCCCGACGCCGActtcatcgtcgagggcgacacCCCGTCCCTGCTCCATCTCATCCCCAACGGCCTGTCCGACCCAGAGTATCCCGAGTGGGGTTCCTGGGGCGGCCGATACGGCCCAGTCAACTACGGCGAAGGTCATTATGCCGACACCGTCGACGCGGTCCGGTCCGACGACGGCACAGTCGTCATGGGCTCGCACCTCACCATCTGGCGCTGGCGTGATGCTTTCCAGAACGACTTCGCAGCCCGCATGAACTGGGGAGTGGCCGATTCCTTCGCCCGGGGCCGCCACCCGCCGGTGGCtgtcgtcaacggcgaccGGTCGCGTGACGTGCTGAAGATGGCTGTCGTCGCGGGGCAGAAGAATGTTCTCGATGCCTCCGGATCCTGCGACCCGGACGGCGAGCGACTGAAGTGCAAGTGGTGGCAGTATCTCGATCCGACGTCGACGCAGAATACGCCCTTCAAGACCGTGCCGCGGCTTGGGCTGAGCGGGATCGACGTGGCCAAGATTACGGTGACGATACCGGAGGAGAAGGACTTGCGGAAGAAAGGGAGAAACCAGCATCCAGAGGAGGACAAACACTTGCACCTGATTCTCGAGGTTTCAGACGGGGACCTGGTTGCGTATCGGCGGGTTGTCTTCACCAACGTCGCTTCAGCCAATATCGAGACGACAAGGCACGATGAATTGTAA
- a CDS encoding Aromatic ring-opening dioxygenase, with translation MLARGDNFQKGSTPAEWAVEFEQSGARLAGALTWLTQSRRYKDAHPTDDHFYPLLVIGGAVVDDDVYGEKMAQTWELSHMCNNQFAWGSWRMGK, from the exons ATGCTGGCGCGCGGCGACAACTTCCAGAAGGGTTCCACGCCCGCCGAGTGGGCGGTCGAGTTTGAACAGTCC GGAGCACGTCTCGCCGGAGCCCTGACTTGGTTGACGCAGAGCCGCCGGTACAAGGACGCGCATCCGACGGACGATCACTTCTACCCGCTGCTTGTTATCGGGGGCGCGGTCGTAGACGATGACGTCTATGGAGAGAAGATGGCGCAGACCTGGGAACTCTCCCACATGTGCAACAATCAGTTTGCTTGGGGGTCTTGGAGGATGGGAAAGTAA
- a CDS encoding FAD binding domain-containing protein, with protein MPATKRPGTHQFGKSSGIVLDIGIVGAGIAGLTAAAAATLIRLGHSVYERSRFANKLGAAVNVGPNAAPVLDAIGFDRKKARLVEVMEGKQFDGATLKVNYSGKYDDFASRFHAPWYFSHRVDLHNELKRLALEPPAGVTPATLHLSSPVASVDCEAGLLKFQDGTELQKDLIVGADGLHSVVARSVLGTDIPAGVVNECAYRFLIPTSKLLNNLVTKPLFQEDVATFHVATGSDRRLVWYPCRDGQVQNFVALHPSSVYKKGPAAKEDWHGRGNVDDLVETFSGFHPSLVEICRHARLRSLWLKTLRDLSDVAAGLISNAEDLKLWQLAYRGPIRQWTSGKAILIGDAAHPMLPHQGQGANQAIEDAGALGVFLANVKDRNEVPRRLESVQNIRRDRAGAMQIFSNAGQDESHRIEKEVQPFIKGPVPKNQAEFHDWNFSYNILTDCQDNVARLY; from the exons ATGCCAGCCACGAAGCGGCCCGGGACGCATCAGTTCGGAAAGAGTTCAGGAATCGTGTTGGATATCGGTATCGTTGGCGCGGGTATCGCCGggctgacggcggcggcggcggccacgtTGATCCGCTTGGGACACAGC GTGTACGAGCGATCCCGCTTCGCAAACAAGCTGGGAgccgccgtcaacgtcgGCCCCAATGCTGCCCCGGTCCTAGACGCCATCGGCTTTGATCGAAAAAAGGCCAGGTTGGTGGAAGTGATGGAGGGGAAGCAGTTTGATGGTGCCACCCTAAAGGTGAACTACAGCGGTAAATACGACGACTTCGCGTCTAGGTTCCACGCCCCGTGGTATTTCTCTCACCGGGTTGATCTACACAACGAACTCAAAAGACTCGCTCTGGAACCCCCTGCCGGCGTCACCCCCGCCACTCTGCACCTGTCTTCGCCCGTCGCGTCCGTCGACTGTGAGGCCGGCCTCTTGAAGTTCCAAGACGGGACCGAGCTACAGAAAGACCTCATTGTAGGCGCTGATGGTCTTCAC TCCGTCGTGGCCCGTAGCGTCCTCGGCACCGACAtccccgccggcgtcgtaAACGAGTGCGCGTATCGGTTCCTTATTCCAACCTCCAAGCTTCTCAACAACCTAGTCACCAAGCCCCTCTTCCAGGAGGACGTGGCGACCTTTCATGTTGCCACGGGTTCCGACAGGAGGCTCGTTTGGTATCCGTGCAGAGA TGGCCAAGTACAAAATTTTGTTGCCTTGCACCCGAGCTCTGTGTACAAAAAGGGCCCGGCCGCAAAGGAAG ACTGGCACGGGCGAGGCAATGTCGACGACTTGGTGGAGACATTCTCTGGATTCCACCCTTCCCTGGTTGAGATTTGCCG ACACGCACGACTGCGAAGCTTGTGGCTCAAAACCCTACGTGATCTGTCTGACGTGGCCGCGGGATTGATTAGCAACGCCGAGGATCTCAAGCTGTGGCAGCTTGCGTACCGTGGGCCCATTCGTCAGTGGACCAGCGGCAAGGCAATTCTCATCGGAGACGCTGCTCATCCGATGCTTCCAC ACCAAGGACAGGGCGCGAACCAGGCCATCGAGGATGCCGGTGCTCTCGGAGTATTCCTCGCCAACGTCAAGGACCGCAACGAGGTCCCGCGACGGCTCGAATCGGTCCAGAACATTCGCCGAGATAGGGCTGGAGCCATGCAGATCTTCTCAAACGCCGGGCAAGACGAGTCTCACCGGATCGAAAAGGAGGTCCAGCCATTCATCAAGGGGCCTGTTCCTA AAAACCAGGCAGAGTTCCACGACTGGAACTTCTCGTACAACATTCTGACCGATTGTCAAGACAATGTAGCAAGGCTGTACTAG
- a CDS encoding Cupin: MAPPSNTQAGSVSDLRKPSVYLTGHDQASVKAVIQEKRQPSWTVYDDKLMAFNVAYTTSEFPASLDNDVDIKKHDHLVGSNTLGLVNQNGTVCRIVDFAPEFDCMMHRTQSLDYGVVLEGSIELVMDSGDTELMRRGDVAVQRGIMHAWRNPSDDEWARMLFVLQDCQKTRLGGQALEEDLGRGIEGLPSSSNVV, translated from the coding sequence ATGGCGCCCCCTAGCAACACCCAGGCCGGCTCTGTTTCCGACCTACGCAAGCCGAGCGTCTACTTGACAGGACACGACCAGGCCAgcgtcaaggccgtcatcCAGGAAAAACGGCAGCCCTCATGGACCGTCTACGACGACAAGCTCATGGCCTTTAACGTTGCTTATACAACCTCGGAGTTCCCGGCGTCTTTGGACAACGATGTCGACATCAAAAAGCACGACCATCTCGTAGGGAGCAACAcgctcggcctcgtcaaccAGAACGGCACCGTCTGCCGTATTGTCGATTTTGCCCCCGAGTTCGACTGCATGATGCACCGGACCCAGAGTCTGGATTACGGCGTGGTTCTCGAAGGTTCCATCGAGCTGGTCATGGACTCGGGCGACACCGAGCTCATGCGCCGCGGAGACGTGGCCGTGCAGAGAGGCATTATGCATGCATGGAGGAACCCGAGTGATGATGAATGGGCTCGCATGCTGTTTGTTCTACAGGACTGCCAAAAGACCAGACTTGGCGGACAAGCTCTAGAGGAGGATCTTGGAAGGGGTATTGAAGGGCTTCCATCAAGCAGCAATGTTGTATAA
- a CDS encoding X-Pro dipeptidyl-peptidase protein, translating to MPLPIKDLHTVEVFPGYVAEFNVDIPLRTATKTLPHDPLLVRDNVYRPKGESKHPVLVTESREKGHGVNRSSEDRFHPKSFAEVDQEQKSQHSTWETPDPGFWTSHGYVVLRVDERGCGQSPGMLDSMSRTTSDAFFDVVKWAAEQPWSTGKVGLLGISYYAGSQWRVAARRPKGLAAIVPWEGMSDYYRDRVRHGGILSNTFIDWWWNRQVVSNQYGLAGRAARNWGPDTLEGSLPESELREARRSQPADTAEFRFRDDEYYSTKDFDLADIEVPLLSVANWGGILLHLRGNVVGYMQAESKFKYLRCITGRHDLPFYYPEEVKVQKSFHDAFLKGEDDVGWSVPGRVPPVDICLRQPGLQQPSAERTSFPRRQESEWPISRTQYIRFYLAGPGEMTTEEAPERQLLKHEAMTGELNFHTKPFTEAVEITGHSLTSSPLFLDQDGFTPSDMDIFVTVRHYDVNGDESRTPLQPPDLYECPLPRLFYTGTTGEPVPVAKGWLRLSLRQVDTTDPRHRHYLPHQNYRSSDVLPVDAGVEYPVDVEIWPTNVVVAKGHTLGLQIAGHDTQGSGLFEHTHPEDRPKSVFDGLNRIHVGPGSQSYLELPIIPQLRNTPSDLSEGHKSL from the exons ATGCCTCTGCCCATCAAGGACCTTCACACAGTCGAGGTGTTTCCAGGCTACGTGGCCGAATTCAACGTCGACATCCCGCTGCGTACCGCCACGAAGACCCTGCCCCATGACCCGCTCCTCGTCAGAGACAACGTCTACCGCCCCAAGGGCGAGAGCAAGCATCCAGTACTGGTTAC AGAGAGCCGCGAGAAGGGCCACGGGGTCAACCGCTCATCAGAAGACAGATTCCACCCCAAGTCCTTTGCGGAGGTTGACCAGGAACAAAAGAGCCAGCACTCGACATGGGAAACCCCCGACCCTGGCTTCTGGACCTCGCATGGATATGTCGTGCTTcgcgtcgacgagcgcgGATGCGGCCAGTCTCCCGGCATGCTGGATTCTATGAGCAGGACAACGAGCGATGCCTTCTTCGACGTGGTGAAGTGGGCGGCCGAGCAGCCATGGAGCACCGGCAAGGTCGGACTGCTCGGCATCAGCTACTACGCCGGCAGTCAGTGGCGTGTGGCCGCTCGCAGGCCCAAGGGCCTAGCGGCCATCGTGCCCTGGGAGGGCATGTCGGATTACTATCGCGACCGTGTCCGCCACGGCGGTATCTTGTCCAACACATTCATCG ATTGGTGGTGGAACAGACAGGTCGTCAGCAACCAGTATGGGCTTGCTGGGCGAGCTGCCAGAAATTGGGGACCAGACACACTTGAAGGGTCTCTGCCCGAGAGTGAGCTGCGAGAAGCCAGAAGATCCCAGCCCGCAGACACGGCCGAGTTCAGGTTCAGGGACGACGAATACTACAGCACCAAGGACTttgacctcgccgacatcgaggtTCCGCTTCTCAGCGTGGCCAACTGG GGCGGAATCTTGCTTCACCTTCGCGGAAATGTTGTAGGCTACATGCAAGCTGAGTCCAAGTTCAAATATCTCCGATGCATCACCGGCCGCCACGACCTCCCGTTCTACTACCCAGAGGAGGTCAAGGTGCAAAAGTCCTTTCATGACGCTTTCCTGAAAGGCGAGGATGACGTGGGCTGGAGCGTTCCCGGTAGAGTTCCGCCCGTCGACATATGCCTTC GGCAACCCGGGCTGCAACAACCCAGCGCGGAGCGGACGTCGTTCCCCAGGAGACAGGAGTCTGAATGGCCCATTTCCAGGACTCAATATATCAGGTTCTACCTTGCCGGCCCGGGCGAGATGACGACCGAGGAAGCCCCAGAGCGCCAGCTGCTGAAACACGAGGCCATGAC AGGCGAGCTCAACTTCCACACAAAGCCGTTCACAGAGGCGGTCGAAATCACCGGTCATTCA CTAACCTCGTCGCCCCTGTTTTTGGACCAAGACGGCTTCACGCCGTCAGACATGGACATCTTCGTGACCGTTCGCCACTACGACGTGAACGGAGACGAGAGTAGAACGCCCCTCCAGCCCCCCGATCTCTATGAGTGTCCCCTGCCGCGCC TTTTCTACACCGGCACGACTGGTGAGCCTGTGCCTGTTGCCAAGGGCTGGCTGCGCCTCTCCCTCCGCCAAGTCGACACGACCGACCCAAGACACCGGCATTATCTCCCGCACCAAAACTACCGCTCTTCCGATGTACTGCCGGTCGATGCAGGAGTGGAGTATCCAGTCGATGTCGAGATCTGGCCCACCAACGTTGTCGTCGCAAAGGGCCACACGCTCGGCCTGCAGATTGCGGGCCACGACACGCAGGGGAGCGGGCTGTTCGAGCACACGCATCCCGAGGACAGGCCCAAGTCGGTGTTTGACGGGTTGAACCGGATTCATGTTGGGCCGGGTTCGCAGAGCTACCTGGAGCTTCCCATCATTCCGCAGCTTAGGAACACTCCGTCCGATCTGAGTGAGGGCCACAAGAGCCTTTGA
- a CDS encoding Mpv17/PMP22 family protein, which yields MSVNPVVKSAMLKSLASIAAQVAARWHDPIPPPLDWQRVVEFAVFGLVQAQINTHWQRLLEDLFPTRRPQLNELDERSFSDRPLPPSPRVSGISWPNVIGKLLLDQTVGLFIMNAVFLVCTNAVRLQSAALVYEAVSSRISDVIRAAWKLWPWVSLLNFLYVPVEKRVLVASCVGFGWNMYLAFTVMAKDGN from the coding sequence ATGTCGGTCAATCCAGTCGTCAAGTCCGCGATGCTGAAGTCTCTTGCCAGCATCGCGGCCCAGGTCGCCGCGAGGTGGCATGACCCGATCCCGCCGCCCCTAGACTGgcagcgcgtcgtcgagttTGCCGTGTTTGGCCTTGTCCAAGCCCAGATCAACACCCACTGGCAAcgcctcctcgaggacctctTCCCGACGCGCCGCCCGCAGCTcaacgagctcgacgagcgcAGCTTCTCCGACAGGCCGCTGCCACCATCACCGCGTGTAAGCGGGATCAGCTGGCCCAACGTCATCGGCAAGCTCTTGCTCGACCAAACCGTCGGGCTTTTCATCATGAACGCGGTCTTTCTCGTGTGCACCAACGCCGTGCGGTTGCAGAGCGCCGCCCTCGTGTACGAGGCAGTATCTAGCAGAATATCCGACGTGATCCGCGCGGCGTGGAAGCTGTGGCCGTGGGTGTCTTTGCTCAATTTCCTCTACGTCCCTGTCGAGAAGAGGGTGCTTGTGGCGTCATGTGTTGGTTTCGGATGGAACATGTATCTCGCCTTTACCGTCATGGCAAAAGATGGTAACTAA
- a CDS encoding Aromatic ring-opening dioxygenase has protein sequence MSSTEIQGRPQLAPTAFWSHGSPLMCCKESESSTYWAKCVPACLSLHPFTLLTEKQFGQEAKANDIKGIELDDRIRVATKTKPDVVQMDMVPCEYWEDYAINIDLNLADKVMASLRDAGFPDVKEDPTFDWHDDTVTPSRWMFPDGTPPATVVSLNARYNAAFHVKIGRALGRLRKDGILLCGTGGAVHNLYRNN, from the exons ATGTCGTCTACGGAAATTCAAGGTCGCCCGCAGCTAGCACCAACAGCGTTTTGGTCTCACGGGTCGCCTCTCATGTGTTGCAAAGAATCCGAATCCTCTACGTACTGGGCCAAG TGTGTGCCGGCATGCCTCAGTCTCCACCCGTTCACTCTACTGACAGAGAAGCAGTTTGGACAGGAAGCCAAGGCCAACGACATCAAGGGCATT GAGCTGGACGACCGTATCCGCGTTGCCACCAAGACGAAGCCCGATGTCGTGCAAATGGACATGGTGCCCTGTGAGTACTGGGAGGACTACGCCATCAACATCGACCTGAACTTGGCCGACAAGGTGATGGCCAGCCTGCGCGATGCCGGCTTCCCGGACGTCAAGGAAGACCCAACCTTTGACTGGCACGACGACACCGTCACTCCCTCTCGCTGGATGTTCCCCGACGGCACACCTcccgccaccgtcgtcaGCCTGAACGCCCGGTACAACGCCGCCTTCCACGTCAAGATTGGCAGAGCCCTGGGCAGGCTGCGCAAGGATGGCATCCTTCTCTGCGGGACGGGCGGCGCCGTACACAACCTCTATCGCAACAACTAG
- a CDS encoding Fumarylacetoacetate hydrolase produces the protein MAPIPDLLASSVDSPFTIHNIPFGVISSDTQATPRCATAIGEYAIDLVAFAAEDRLGHVLGPGAETIFSQPCLNTFAALGRATRRAVRDVLIQSIRANHVPSRCLIPLANVTMHLPFRIGGFSDFYCSLEHVQNCSPMAAGAAIPDNWFYAPSVYNSRVSSVVPSPQPIRRPRGVYYDGDGNPAYGPSREVDYELEMGVFVSQPVKHGEELAIEHVEEHIFGFVLLNDWSSRDLQIFEMKPLGPFHSKGSSCPPPGLLLQGKFVDLTKPPVRFRDLNLPMVTLEALEPFRCPPKTTQSPAPFDHLKWPGSNGTFDIHLEIDLIRSGKTHHMASSNLRYLYWTPFQQLAHHASAACGLGSGDLIGTGTISGDKGSTVGPLQHVDSGGKKTELGCLYEATQAGSKDVELADGTRMQYLQDGDEIVLKGSCGQRDGNRPYIGFGECRGILLPARKQKVG, from the exons ATGGCTCCGATTCCAGATCTCTTGGCGTCCTCCGTCGACTCACCCTTTACCATTCACAACATTCCGTTTGGCGTCATCTCTTCCGACACGCAGGCAACCCCCAGGTGTGCCACTGCCATTGGCGAATACGCTATCGACCTGGTTGCCTTTGCCGCCGAGGATCGCCTCGGCCACGTCCTGGGACCGGGTGCCGAGACCATATTTTCCCAG CCGTGCTTGAACACTTTCGCCGCGTTGGGCCGCGCGacccgccgcgccgtccgcGACGTTCTGATCCAAAGCATAAGAGCGAATCATGTACCATCCCGATGTCTCATCCCACTGGCAAACGTCACCATGCATTTGCCGTTTCGCATTGGGGGATTTTCGGATTTTTACTGCTCTCTGGAGCACGTGCAGAAT TGTTCTCCCATGGCAGCTGGTGCGGCGATCCCTGATAACTGGTTCTACGCACCCTCTGTGTATAACTCGCGGGTGTCTAGTGTCGTCCCGTCTCCGCAACCCATCCGGAGACCCAGGGGCGTGTActacgacggcgacggcaatCCCGCATATGGCCCCTCGCGAGAAGTCGACTACGAGCTTGAAATGGGCGTCTTTGTCTCGCAACCGGTCAAGCACGGGGAGGAACTTGCCATCGAACACGTCGAGGAGCACATCTTTGGCTTCGTGCTGCTGAACGACTGGTCCTCGCGAGACCTTCAGATCTTTGAGATGAAGCCGCTTGGACCTTTCCACAGCAAGGGTTCgtcatgccccccccccggactGCTGCTTCAGGGCAAATTTGTTGATTTGACAAAACCGCCTGTCAGGTTTCGGGACCTCAATCTCCCCATGG TCACCCTGGAGGCTCTAGAACCGTTCAGATGCCCCCCAAAGACAACACAAAGCCCAGCCCCGTTTGATCACCTCAAGTGGCCAGGATCGAACGGAACATTCGACATTCATCTCGAGATAGACCTGATTC GCAGCGGCAAGACGCATCACATGGCATCCAGCAATCTTCGCTATCTGTACTGGACGCCCTTCCAACAGCTCGCACACCACGCATCCGCGGCGTGCGGGCTTGGCTCTGGGGACTTGATCGGTACCGGAACGATTTCTGGCGAC AAGGGCTCGACTGTCGGGCCACTCCAGCATGTTGACTCTGGCGGAAAGAAGACCGAGCTGGGCTGTCTATATGAAGCGACCCAGGCAGGGTCCAAAGATGTCGAGCTAGCCGACGGCACCCGCATGCAGTACTTACAGGACGGCGATGAGATAGTACTGAAAGGCTCCTGCGGGCAGCGAGATGGTAACAGGCCTTATATTGGTTTCGGTGAGTGCCGGGGAATACTTCTGCCCGCACGTAAGCAGAAAGTAGGGTAG
- a CDS encoding Monosaccharide transporter — MAILAKIKEDPLYQDLNWRLVLIGIVSSLGALGFGFDNGWWGGALGLSEFQRKYGPFDAELGRYVIPSDKLSVGTGTGSAGIIIGCVIAPIVTSKLGRKMAFMIMSALMTTGIVIEATALTSFWQLVVGRIVVYSGIGLASNCVPMYLSETSPGRVRVSSPHLVHSWPLLWCMRREAAQTSGNTLKYVPLLMVWPVHSIVILCQLIVPFGYISFWFFLPESPRFLIYRGRFDEAEVVLRSLSNHPETVPQEIELLKAQVEQQRENHAAITVLDCFRGTNLPRTVIAMSVQILQQAQGVSFIQNCIVTFMQQLGFPDALRTNVMVTGCGFAVHIITFLTFDKIGRRRSLSWGAVGLAACMMATGAAATQGSSGRYPAAVANASAALLILWYCIFGFTWGPGAWVTAAEVGTGQLRERTLFLASMGSFVTSVPINFTNPYVQRAIGGSVTFIYGGFSVLATLWVLMMIPETKNRSLEELDKMFQAKVPTRQFKTYYCTGLAANIAQIGANRAVAKDITPKEEVEEREPAQKLL, encoded by the exons ATGGCCATCCTCGCCAAAATCAAGGAGGACCCCCTCTACCAGGACCTCAACTGGCGCCTCGTTCTAATCGGCATCGTCTCCTCCTTGGGAgccctcggcttcggcttcgacaATGGCTGGTGGGGTGGCGCGCTGGGGCTTTCCGAGTTCCAGCGCAAGTACGGTCCCTTTGATGCCGAGCTCGGCCGCTACGTGATCCCCTCGGACAAGCTCTccgtcggcaccggcaccggctcggccggcatcatcatcggctGCGTCATTGCGCCCATAGTCACCTCCAAGCTCGGCCGCAAGATGGCCTTCATGATCATGTCAGCCCTCATGACCacgggcatcgtcatcgaggcCACCGCCCTCACCTCCTTCTGGCAGCTGGTCGTGGGCCGCATCGTCGTCTACTCGGGCATCGGCTTGGCCTCCAACTGCGTGCCCATGTACCTTTCCGAGACCTCCCCGGGCCGGGTCCGAG TTTCTTCACCTCATTTGGTACATTCCTGGCCACTCTTGTGGTGTATGCGTCGAGAAGCCGCTCAGACCAGTGGCAATACCT TAAAATATGTGCCTCTTTTGATGGTCTGGCCGGTTCACAGCATCGTTATTCTCTGCCAACTCATCGTCCCTTTTGGATACATCTCCTTCTGGTTCTTCCTCCCCGAGTCGCCTCGCTTCCTCATCTACCGCGGCCGTTTtgatgaggccgaggtggtcCTCCGCTCCCTCTCCAACCACCCGGAAACGGTTCCCCAGGAGATCGAGCTCCTCAAGGCCCaggtcgagcagcagcgcgagaaccacgccgccatcaccgtcctcgACTGCTTCCGCGGAACCAACCTCCCCCGTACCGTCATCGCCATGAGCGTGCAGATCCTCCAGCAGGCCCAGGGCGTTTCTTTCATACAAAACTGCATCGTCACGTTCATGCAGCAGCTTGGCTTCCCCGACGCCCTCCGCACCAATGTCATGGTCACCGGCTGCGGTTTCGCCGTACACATCATCACCTTTCTGACCTTCGACAAGATAGGTCGTCGCCGGTCGCTGTCGTGGGGCGCCGTTGGTCTCGCAGCGTGCATGATGGCCACGGGCGCTGCCGCCACTCAAGGCTCCTCGGGGAGATATCCAGCTGCCGTGGCCAACGCTTCGGCCGCTCTGCTGATCCTGTGGTATTGCATCTTCGGCTTCACCTGGGGCCCCGGTGCCTGggtcaccgccgccgaggtcggcaCTGGTCAGCTGCGAGAACGCACGCTGTTCCTCGCATCCATGGGCTCCTTTGTCACATCCGTGCCCATCAACTTCACCAACCCCTACGTGCAGCGCGCCATTGGCGGTAGCGTCACTTTTATCTACGGCGGCTTTTCAGTCTTGGCGACTCTCTGggtgctgatgatgatcCCCGAGACGAAGAACCGCTCGCTTGAGGAGTTGGACAAGATGTTCCAGGCAAAGGTACCCACAAGGCAGTTTAAGACATACTATTGCACCGGGCTCGCTGCGAACATCGCACAGATAGGCGCGAATAGAGCTGTTGCCAAGGACATTACACCGAaagaggaggtggaggagcgGGAGCCTGCGCAAAAGCTATTGTAA